One window of the Canis aureus isolate CA01 chromosome 1, VMU_Caureus_v.1.0, whole genome shotgun sequence genome contains the following:
- the NFKBID gene encoding NF-kappa-B inhibitor delta isoform X2, whose product MRVRLDPLDTRLYAEPSLPQAGSWRGSGLPSGPPPLPTLATGPSLDTARAHMLALGPQQLLAQDEEGDTLLHLFAARGLRWAAYAAAEMLQVYRRLDIREHKGKTPLLVAAAANQPLIVEDLLNLGAEPNATDHQGRSVLHVAATYGLPGVLSAVINSGVQVDLEARDFEGLTPLHTAILALNVAVHPPDLCFRVLSTQARDRLACVQMLLHMGADHTSQEIKSNKTVLHLAVQAANPTLVQLLLELPQGDLRAFVNMKAHGNTALHMAAALPPGPPQEAIVRRLLAAGADPTLRNLENEQPVHLLRPGPGPEGLRQLLKRSRVAPPGLSS is encoded by the exons ATGAGAGTGAGGCTG GACCCCCTGGATACCCGGCTTTATGCAGAACCTTCCCTGCCACAGGCAGGATCCTGGAGAGGTTCTGGACTTCCTTCAGGACCCCCACCATTGCCTACTCTGGCCACCGGACCATCCCTGGACACAGCCCGTGCTCACATGCTGGCTTTGGGGCCTCAACAGCTGCTGGCCCAGGATGAGGAGGGAGACAC GCTCCTGCACCTATTCGCGGCTCGAGGGCTGCGCTGGGCAGCGTATGCCGCAGCTGAGATGCTCCAGGTATACAGACGTCTGGACATTCGGGAGCATAAGGGCAAG ACCCCTCTGCTGGTGGCTGCCGCCGCCAACCAGCCCCTGATTGTGGAGGATCTACTGAACCTGGGAGCAGAGCCCAATGCCACCGATCATCAGGGACGTTCTGTCTTGCATGTGGCTGCTACCTATGGGCTCCCAGGAGTCCTCTCG GCTGTGATTAACTCGGGGGTTCAGGTCGACCTGGAAGCCAGAGACTTCGAGG GCCTCACCCCTCTCCACACAGCCATCCTGGCCCTCAACGTTGCCGTGCACCCACCTGACCTGTGTTTCCGGGTACTGAGTACCCAGGCCCGAGACAGGCTGGCTTGTGTCCAAATGTTGCTGCACATGGGTGCTGATCACACCAGCCAG GAGATAAAGAGCAATAAGACTGTTCTGCATCTGGCTGTGCAGGCTGCCAATCCCACCCTGGTTCAGCTGCTGCTTGAGCTGCCACAGGGAGACTTGCGGGCCTTCGTCAACATGAAG GCCCATGGGAACACAGCCCTCCACATGgcagctgctctgccccctgggcCACCCCAAGAGGCTATCGTGCGACGCCTGCTGGCAGCTGGCGCAGATCCAACGCTGCGAAACCTGGAGAACGAGCAGCCTGTCCACCTGCTGCGGCCTGGGCCGGGCCCTGAGGGG CTTCGGCAGCTATTGAAGAGGAGCCGTGTGGCACCCCCAGGCCTGTCCTCTTAG
- the NFKBID gene encoding NF-kappa-B inhibitor delta isoform X1, with product MGKTEAQRSRVTWCRRGTQPLCLALCVHLYVRKREFSADWVCPPHVSFRTPWIPGFMQNLPCHRQDPGEVLDFLQDPHHCLLWPPDHPWTQPVLTCWLWGLNSCWPRMRRETREYRGLRSACSWLSGAAVLTLCPLPVLRLLHLFAARGLRWAAYAAAEMLQVYRRLDIREHKGKTPLLVAAAANQPLIVEDLLNLGAEPNATDHQGRSVLHVAATYGLPGVLSAVINSGVQVDLEARDFEGLTPLHTAILALNVAVHPPDLCFRVLSTQARDRLACVQMLLHMGADHTSQEIKSNKTVLHLAVQAANPTLVQLLLELPQGDLRAFVNMKAHGNTALHMAAALPPGPPQEAIVRRLLAAGADPTLRNLENEQPVHLLRPGPGPEGLRQLLKRSRVAPPGLSS from the exons ATGGgcaaaactgaggcccaaaggtCCAGGGTCACTTGGTGCAGGCGGGGCACCCAGCCACTCTGCCTGGCACTGTGTGTACATCTGTATGTTAGGAAGAGGGAATTCTCAGCTGACTGGGTCTGCCCACCACATGTATCCTTCAGGACCCCCTGGATACCCGGCTTTATGCAGAACCTTCCCTGCCACAGGCAGGATCCTGGAGAGGTTCTGGACTTCCTTCAGGACCCCCACCATTGCCTACTCTGGCCACCGGACCATCCCTGGACACAGCCCGTGCTCACATGCTGGCTTTGGGGCCTCAACAGCTGCTGGCCCAGGATGAGGAGGGAGACACGTGAGTATAGGGGATTGCGGTCTGCATGTTCCTGGCTTAGCGGGGCTGCTGTGCTCACTCTTTGCCCCCTACCTGTTCTCAGGCTCCTGCACCTATTCGCGGCTCGAGGGCTGCGCTGGGCAGCGTATGCCGCAGCTGAGATGCTCCAGGTATACAGACGTCTGGACATTCGGGAGCATAAGGGCAAG ACCCCTCTGCTGGTGGCTGCCGCCGCCAACCAGCCCCTGATTGTGGAGGATCTACTGAACCTGGGAGCAGAGCCCAATGCCACCGATCATCAGGGACGTTCTGTCTTGCATGTGGCTGCTACCTATGGGCTCCCAGGAGTCCTCTCG GCTGTGATTAACTCGGGGGTTCAGGTCGACCTGGAAGCCAGAGACTTCGAGG GCCTCACCCCTCTCCACACAGCCATCCTGGCCCTCAACGTTGCCGTGCACCCACCTGACCTGTGTTTCCGGGTACTGAGTACCCAGGCCCGAGACAGGCTGGCTTGTGTCCAAATGTTGCTGCACATGGGTGCTGATCACACCAGCCAG GAGATAAAGAGCAATAAGACTGTTCTGCATCTGGCTGTGCAGGCTGCCAATCCCACCCTGGTTCAGCTGCTGCTTGAGCTGCCACAGGGAGACTTGCGGGCCTTCGTCAACATGAAG GCCCATGGGAACACAGCCCTCCACATGgcagctgctctgccccctgggcCACCCCAAGAGGCTATCGTGCGACGCCTGCTGGCAGCTGGCGCAGATCCAACGCTGCGAAACCTGGAGAACGAGCAGCCTGTCCACCTGCTGCGGCCTGGGCCGGGCCCTGAGGGG CTTCGGCAGCTATTGAAGAGGAGCCGTGTGGCACCCCCAGGCCTGTCCTCTTAG
- the NFKBID gene encoding NF-kappa-B inhibitor delta isoform X3 has protein sequence MEDPLDTRLYAEPSLPQAGSWRGSGLPSGPPPLPTLATGPSLDTARAHMLALGPQQLLAQDEEGDTLLHLFAARGLRWAAYAAAEMLQVYRRLDIREHKGKTPLLVAAAANQPLIVEDLLNLGAEPNATDHQGRSVLHVAATYGLPGVLSAVINSGVQVDLEARDFEGLTPLHTAILALNVAVHPPDLCFRVLSTQARDRLACVQMLLHMGADHTSQEIKSNKTVLHLAVQAANPTLVQLLLELPQGDLRAFVNMKAHGNTALHMAAALPPGPPQEAIVRRLLAAGADPTLRNLENEQPVHLLRPGPGPEGLRQLLKRSRVAPPGLSS, from the exons ATGGAG GACCCCCTGGATACCCGGCTTTATGCAGAACCTTCCCTGCCACAGGCAGGATCCTGGAGAGGTTCTGGACTTCCTTCAGGACCCCCACCATTGCCTACTCTGGCCACCGGACCATCCCTGGACACAGCCCGTGCTCACATGCTGGCTTTGGGGCCTCAACAGCTGCTGGCCCAGGATGAGGAGGGAGACAC GCTCCTGCACCTATTCGCGGCTCGAGGGCTGCGCTGGGCAGCGTATGCCGCAGCTGAGATGCTCCAGGTATACAGACGTCTGGACATTCGGGAGCATAAGGGCAAG ACCCCTCTGCTGGTGGCTGCCGCCGCCAACCAGCCCCTGATTGTGGAGGATCTACTGAACCTGGGAGCAGAGCCCAATGCCACCGATCATCAGGGACGTTCTGTCTTGCATGTGGCTGCTACCTATGGGCTCCCAGGAGTCCTCTCG GCTGTGATTAACTCGGGGGTTCAGGTCGACCTGGAAGCCAGAGACTTCGAGG GCCTCACCCCTCTCCACACAGCCATCCTGGCCCTCAACGTTGCCGTGCACCCACCTGACCTGTGTTTCCGGGTACTGAGTACCCAGGCCCGAGACAGGCTGGCTTGTGTCCAAATGTTGCTGCACATGGGTGCTGATCACACCAGCCAG GAGATAAAGAGCAATAAGACTGTTCTGCATCTGGCTGTGCAGGCTGCCAATCCCACCCTGGTTCAGCTGCTGCTTGAGCTGCCACAGGGAGACTTGCGGGCCTTCGTCAACATGAAG GCCCATGGGAACACAGCCCTCCACATGgcagctgctctgccccctgggcCACCCCAAGAGGCTATCGTGCGACGCCTGCTGGCAGCTGGCGCAGATCCAACGCTGCGAAACCTGGAGAACGAGCAGCCTGTCCACCTGCTGCGGCCTGGGCCGGGCCCTGAGGGG CTTCGGCAGCTATTGAAGAGGAGCCGTGTGGCACCCCCAGGCCTGTCCTCTTAG
- the TYROBP gene encoding TYRO protein tyrosine kinase-binding protein isoform X2, whose protein sequence is MGVLGPSNRLLFLPLLLSMGGFSPIQAQDGCNCPVVSPGVLAGIVLGDLVLTLLIALAVYSLGRMFPRGRGSVEVTRKQRITETESPYQELQGQRSDVYSDLNTQRPYYK, encoded by the exons ATGGGGGTCCTTGGACCTTCCAACAGGCTCCTgttcctgcctctccttctgaGCATGGGTG GTTTCAGCCCTATCCAGGCACAGGACG GATGCAACTGCCCCGTGGTGAGTCCCGGTGTGCTGGCAGGGATCGTGCTGGGGGACCTGGTGCTGACCCTCCTCATTGCCTTGGCCGTGTACTCCTTGGGCCGAATGTTTCCTCGGGGACGAGGGTCTGTGGAAG TGACCAGGAAACAGCGCATCACTGAGACAGAGTCGCCTTATCAG GAGCTCCAAGGTCAGAGGTCAGATGTCTATAGTGACCTCAACACACAGAGGCCGTATTACAAATGA
- the HCST gene encoding hematopoietic cell signal transducer produces MAPSGDILLLLPVIAALVTPGSCSGCEPVCLPLLAGLMAAHAVVSLLIIAAVFVCACPRHRPTQEHDKIYINMPGRG; encoded by the exons ATGGCCCCTTCCGGTGAcatcctgctcctgctcccag TGATTGCAGCTCTGGTGACCCCAG GTTCCTGTTCCGGATGTGAGCCTGTCTGTCTGCCCCTGCTGGCAGGCCTCATGGCCGCCCATGCGGTGGTGTCGCTGCTAATCATTGCAGCAGTGTTTGTGTGTGCTTGCCCACGCCACAGGCCCACCCAAG aaCATGACAAAATCTACATCAACATGCCTGGCAGGGGCTGA
- the TYROBP gene encoding TYRO protein tyrosine kinase-binding protein isoform X1 — protein MGVLGPSNRLLFLPLLLSMGGFSPIQAQDGCNCPVVSPGVLAGIVLGDLVLTLLIALAVYSLGRMFPRGRGSVEAVTRKQRITETESPYQELQGQRSDVYSDLNTQRPYYK, from the exons ATGGGGGTCCTTGGACCTTCCAACAGGCTCCTgttcctgcctctccttctgaGCATGGGTG GTTTCAGCCCTATCCAGGCACAGGACG GATGCAACTGCCCCGTGGTGAGTCCCGGTGTGCTGGCAGGGATCGTGCTGGGGGACCTGGTGCTGACCCTCCTCATTGCCTTGGCCGTGTACTCCTTGGGCCGAATGTTTCCTCGGGGACGAGGGTCTGTGGAAG CAGTGACCAGGAAACAGCGCATCACTGAGACAGAGTCGCCTTATCAG GAGCTCCAAGGTCAGAGGTCAGATGTCTATAGTGACCTCAACACACAGAGGCCGTATTACAAATGA